The region TCCCCGTCGGCCGCGTCCACCGTCTCCTCCGTAAAGGTAACTACGCAGAGCGGGTCGGTGCCGGGGCCCCCGTTTACCTGGCCGCCGTCCTGGAGTATCTGACCGCTGAGATCCTGGAGTTGGCCGGCAACGCCGCCAGAGACAACAAGAAGACCCGTATCATCCCCCGCCATCTCCAGCTGGCTGTGCGCAACGACGAGGAGCTGAACAAGCTGCTCGGCGGCGTGACCATCGCCCAGGGAGGCGTCCTGCCCAACATCCAGGCCG is a window of Takifugu flavidus isolate HTHZ2018 chromosome 14, ASM371156v2, whole genome shotgun sequence DNA encoding:
- the LOC130537168 gene encoding histone H2AX, which codes for MSGRGKTGGKARAKAKTRSSRAGLQFPVGRVHRLLRKGNYAERVGAGAPVYLAAVLEYLTAEILELAGNAARDNKKTRIIPRHLQLAVRNDEELNKLLGGVTIAQGGVLPNIQAVLLPKKTGQPAPSSGKAGKKASSQSQEY